One genomic region from Peromyscus eremicus chromosome 20, PerEre_H2_v1, whole genome shotgun sequence encodes:
- the Galr3 gene encoding galanin receptor type 3 — MADIQNISLDSPGGIGAVAVPVVFALIFLLGMVGNGLVLAVLLQPGPSAWQEPGSTTDLFILNLAVADLCFILCCVPFQAAIYTLDAWLFGAFVCKAVHLLIYLTMYASSFTLAAVSVDRYLAVRHPLRSRALRTPRNARAAVGLVWVLAALFSAPYLSYYGTVRYGALELCVPAWEDARRRALDVATFAAGYLLPVAVVSLAYGRTLRFLWAAVGPAGAAAAEARRRATGRAGRAMLAVAALYALCWGPHHALILCFWYGRFAFSPATYACRLASHCLAYANSCLNPLVYSLASRHFRARFRRLWPCGRRRHRHHRAHRALRRVRPASSGPAAYPGDARPRGWSMEPRGDGLRGGETGLALTARGPH, encoded by the exons ATGGCTGACATCCAGAACATTTCGCTGGACAGCCCGGGGGGCATAGGGGCTGTGGCGGTGCCTGTGGTCTTTGCCCTCATCttcctgctgggcatggtgggcaaCGGGCTGGTGTTGGCCGTGCTGCTGCAGCCCGGCCCAAGCGCCTGGCAGGAGCCCGGCAGTACCACAGATCTCTTCATCCTCAACCTGGCGGTGGCCGACCTCTGCTTCATCCTGTGCTGCGTGCCCTTCCAGGCGGCCATCTACACGCTGGATGCCTGGCTCTTCGGGGCTTTTGTGTGCAAGGCCGTGCACCTGCTCATCTACCTCACCATGTACGCCAGCAGCTTCACTCTAGCCGCCGTCTCCGTGGACAG GTACCTGGCGGTGCGGCACCCGCTGCGCTCGCGGGCCCTGCGCACCCCGCGCAACGCGCGCGCCGCCGTGGGGCTGGTGTGGGTGCTGGCGGCGCTCTTCTCGGCGCCCTACCTCAGCTACTACGGCACGGTGCGCTACGGCGCGCTCGAGCTCTGCGTGCCCGCCTGGGAGGACGCGCGGCGGCGCGCGCTCGACGTGGCCACCTTCGCCGCGGGCTACCTGCTGCCGGTGGCCGTGGTGAGCCTGGCCTACGGGCGCACGCTGCGCTTCCTGTGGGCCGCCGTGGGCCCCGCGGGCGCGGCGGCGGCCGAGGCGCGCAGACGGGCCACGGGCCGCGCGGGGCGCGCCATGCTGGCGGTGGCCGCGCTCTACGCGCTCTGCTGGGGCCCGCACCACGCGCTCATCCTCTGCTTCTGGTACGGCCGCTTCGCCTTCAGCCCGGCCACCTACGCCTGCCGCCTGGCCTCGCACTGCCTCGCCTACGCCAACTCCTGCCTCAACCCGCTCGTCTACTCGCTCGCCTCGCGCCACTTCCGCGCGCGCTTCCGCCGCCTGTGGCCCtgcggccgccgccgccaccgccaccaccgcgcCCATCGCGCCCTCCGTCGGGTCCGGCCGGCGTCTTCGGGTCCCGCGGCTTATCCCGGCGACGCCAGGCCTCGCGGTTGGAGCATGGAACCCAGAGGGGATGGCCTGCGCGGCGGAGAGACTGGACTAGCCCTGACCGCCCGGGGACCGCACTAA